In Streptomyces hawaiiensis, one genomic interval encodes:
- a CDS encoding cation:dicarboxylate symporter family transporter, protein MTSTTAGRPQRSRLSRLIRELWFQVVLAAVLGIAVGILAPGLGEDLKPLNDWFIALVKMIVIPVVFCVVTTGIASMDNLRRAGRIGVKAIGYFLVLSLASMLIGLVVANIFQPGSGLHVDPSSLNADDVPKTATEHATFTGFVSSLIPASLLGAITGDAILSALMVSIVFGVALNMAGEEGAPLTRGIKALSDVVFRIVGWVMRLAPLGTFGALATVVATYGAESLKQLGYLIILFTATCIVYVLVILGAIMRACRLSLFGLIRFLKAELLVALSTCSSEAVLPQLVRKLEILGVGRPVVGIVIPSGFSFNLDGSAVYLTMASLFLAQAMGIDLSWQQQLIMVGVMMLTSKGTAGIAGGAFIVLASTVTAVGHIPLAALSLIVGIDRILNEGRVFINVLGNAVATIVIGKWEKDFDTEQARKVLHPRTTTPQGELDTAKVGADT, encoded by the coding sequence ATGACAAGCACCACCGCCGGCCGCCCGCAGCGGTCACGGCTGAGCCGTCTCATACGTGAGCTGTGGTTCCAGGTCGTCCTGGCCGCCGTCCTCGGCATCGCCGTCGGCATCCTCGCGCCCGGGCTGGGTGAGGACCTGAAGCCGCTCAACGACTGGTTCATCGCGCTGGTCAAGATGATCGTGATCCCGGTCGTCTTCTGCGTGGTCACCACCGGCATCGCCTCCATGGACAACCTGCGCAGGGCGGGCCGGATCGGTGTGAAGGCGATCGGCTACTTCCTGGTGCTGTCCCTGGCGTCCATGCTGATCGGGCTGGTCGTCGCCAACATCTTTCAGCCCGGCTCCGGCCTGCACGTCGACCCCTCGTCACTCAACGCCGACGACGTGCCCAAGACCGCCACCGAGCACGCAACCTTCACCGGCTTCGTCTCCTCCCTCATCCCCGCCTCCCTGCTGGGCGCGATCACCGGGGACGCGATCCTGTCCGCGCTGATGGTCTCGATCGTCTTCGGCGTGGCCCTGAACATGGCCGGCGAAGAAGGGGCACCGCTGACCCGCGGCATCAAGGCACTGTCGGACGTCGTCTTCCGCATCGTGGGCTGGGTGATGCGGCTCGCGCCCCTGGGCACCTTCGGCGCCCTGGCCACCGTGGTCGCCACCTACGGCGCCGAGAGCCTCAAACAGCTCGGCTACCTCATCATCCTGTTCACCGCGACCTGCATCGTCTACGTCCTGGTCATCCTCGGCGCCATCATGCGCGCCTGCCGCCTGAGCCTGTTCGGCCTCATCCGCTTCCTCAAGGCCGAACTGCTCGTCGCCCTCAGCACCTGTTCCAGCGAGGCCGTCCTGCCCCAGCTGGTACGCAAACTGGAGATCCTCGGCGTCGGACGGCCCGTGGTCGGCATCGTCATCCCCTCCGGGTTCTCCTTCAACCTGGACGGCTCCGCGGTCTACCTCACGATGGCCTCCCTCTTCCTGGCCCAGGCCATGGGCATCGACCTGTCCTGGCAGCAGCAGCTGATCATGGTCGGTGTCATGATGCTCACCAGCAAGGGCACCGCCGGGATCGCGGGCGGCGCGTTCATCGTCCTCGCCAGCACCGTCACCGCGGTCGGCCACATCCCGCTCGCCGCCCTCTCCCTGATCGTCGGCATCGACCGCATCCTCAACGAGGGCCGCGTCTTCATCAACGTCCTCGGCAACGCCGTCGCCACGATCGTGATCGGCAAGTGGGAGAAGGACTTCGACACCGAACAGGCCCGCAAGGTCCTGCACCCCCGCACCACTACGCCGCAGGGCGAGTTGGACACCGCCAAGGTCGGCGCCGACACGTAG
- a CDS encoding mandelate racemase/muconate lactonizing enzyme family protein, with protein MKITNVYEGVVPISSSIRNAWIDFSSMDCSIVAIESDVIRDGKPVVGYGFNSNGRYSAGEILRRRVLPRLLEAEPGSLLDEQGGLDHAKAWDVMMNNEKPGGHGERSVAVGVVDMALFDLASKIEGKPLYRYLSERHGDGQPDDTVFVYAAGGYYAPGKTLTDLQDEMRGFLDLGYDVVKMKIGGADLAEDLRRIEAVIDVLDGDGSRLAVDVNGRFDLNTALEYGRAIEPYGLFWYEEIGDPLDYHLNATVAEHYTGSIATGENLFSLQDARNLIRYGGLRPDRDTIQVDPALSYGLVEYLRIQDMLRQHGWSSRRCIPHGGHQFSLHIAAALKLGGNESYPGEFQPTGGFADDAVVEKSRVGLTDTPGIGFESKAAFYKVLRALHS; from the coding sequence GTGAAGATCACCAACGTCTATGAGGGCGTCGTGCCGATCAGCTCCTCGATCCGCAACGCCTGGATCGACTTCAGCTCCATGGACTGTTCGATCGTGGCGATCGAGAGCGACGTCATCCGGGACGGCAAGCCCGTGGTGGGCTACGGCTTCAACTCCAACGGCCGCTACAGCGCCGGAGAGATCCTGCGCCGCCGGGTCCTGCCCCGCCTCCTCGAGGCCGAGCCCGGCAGCCTGCTCGACGAACAGGGCGGCCTGGACCACGCCAAGGCGTGGGACGTGATGATGAACAACGAGAAGCCCGGCGGGCACGGCGAGCGCTCGGTCGCGGTCGGCGTGGTGGACATGGCCCTGTTCGACCTGGCCTCCAAGATCGAGGGCAAGCCGCTGTACCGGTATCTGTCCGAGCGCCACGGCGACGGGCAGCCCGACGACACCGTCTTCGTCTACGCCGCCGGCGGCTACTACGCCCCAGGCAAGACCCTCACCGACCTTCAGGACGAGATGCGCGGCTTCCTCGACCTGGGCTACGACGTCGTCAAGATGAAGATCGGCGGCGCCGACCTGGCGGAGGACCTGCGCCGTATCGAGGCCGTCATCGACGTCCTGGACGGCGACGGCTCCCGGCTGGCCGTCGACGTCAACGGCCGCTTCGACCTCAACACGGCCCTGGAGTACGGGCGGGCCATCGAGCCCTACGGGCTGTTCTGGTACGAGGAGATCGGCGACCCGCTCGACTACCACCTCAACGCCACCGTCGCCGAGCACTACACCGGCTCCATCGCCACGGGCGAGAACCTCTTCTCCCTCCAGGACGCCCGCAACCTGATCCGCTACGGCGGCCTGCGCCCCGACCGCGACACCATCCAGGTCGACCCCGCGCTCTCCTACGGTCTGGTGGAGTACCTGCGCATCCAGGACATGCTCCGTCAGCACGGCTGGTCATCGAGGCGCTGCATCCCGCACGGCGGGCACCAGTTCTCCCTGCACATCGCCGCCGCCCTCAAGCTCGGCGGCAACGAGTCCTACCCGGGCGAGTTCCAGCCCACCGGCGGCTTCGCCGACGACGCCGTCGTCGAGAAGAGCCGCGTCGGCCTGACCGACACCCCCGGCATCGGCTTCGAGAGCAAGGCCGCCTTCTACAAGGTGCTGCGCGCCCTGCACAGCTGA